The following proteins come from a genomic window of Caldalkalibacillus thermarum:
- a CDS encoding helix-turn-helix domain-containing protein encodes MHIGKRIAKLRREQQLSLVDLADGHLSKSELFQIEAGHRLPKPAVLEYLAQKLDIPADHLLRYDRENPFLMKQLRQIHAELDKGCVQKAELLLKEIGETYPYISSVEQELYYLLLKNYLYIYLKEFSQAVKFFDEQIVPLVDDTIVIQRLSSTSAINLYYYVQARVFQYKHRYLESNRFFCKLLTQPLDEHQQAHVFYNMARNYYFLNEFEQAKTYGHDALPLSLKHHMWPLVTQTYILIGMIGRRLKDYETAEEFYKWVLKLTELHEMVEFQTCVLDNLGNLYLDQGKYRESLAYFQKDLYLSKHINSPQLIISYCNVLEIYLALSELEEYHVLMDEAKQVCEHEEDWYRLLIIEAKRFYKSGDVKNYETLMEKCINYFSRKNMLFFILEEIKHLACHLAKQKNHAKARHYFNLLREDDAKFLQKDNMYLEPRSR; translated from the coding sequence ATGCATATCGGCAAACGCATCGCCAAACTGCGCCGGGAGCAGCAGTTATCACTGGTTGACCTTGCAGATGGGCATTTATCCAAAAGCGAGCTGTTTCAAATTGAAGCAGGCCACCGGCTTCCAAAACCGGCTGTTTTGGAATATCTGGCTCAAAAATTGGATATCCCTGCTGACCACCTGCTTCGTTATGACCGGGAAAATCCGTTTTTGATGAAACAGCTGAGGCAAATACATGCAGAACTGGATAAGGGGTGTGTTCAAAAAGCAGAACTATTGCTTAAGGAGATTGGGGAAACCTATCCGTATATCTCCTCCGTGGAACAGGAGCTTTATTATTTGCTGCTTAAAAATTACCTATATATCTACCTGAAGGAATTTTCTCAGGCTGTTAAGTTTTTTGACGAACAGATTGTTCCTTTAGTGGATGACACCATTGTTATCCAGAGGCTCTCTTCCACTTCAGCTATTAACCTGTATTACTATGTTCAGGCTCGCGTTTTTCAATATAAGCACAGGTATTTAGAAAGTAACCGCTTTTTTTGCAAACTTTTGACCCAGCCGCTTGATGAACACCAACAAGCCCATGTGTTTTACAATATGGCCCGCAATTATTATTTTTTAAATGAATTTGAACAAGCCAAAACTTATGGTCATGATGCCCTGCCGCTTTCCCTGAAACACCATATGTGGCCGTTAGTCACCCAAACGTATATCCTGATTGGCATGATTGGCAGGAGATTAAAAGATTACGAAACGGCAGAGGAGTTTTACAAATGGGTGCTGAAATTGACAGAATTACACGAAATGGTTGAATTCCAGACTTGTGTTTTAGACAATTTAGGAAATTTGTATTTGGATCAGGGGAAATACCGGGAAAGTCTTGCCTATTTTCAGAAGGACTTGTATCTATCTAAGCACATTAACAGTCCGCAGTTGATCATTAGTTATTGTAATGTACTGGAGATATATTTGGCTCTTAGTGAGTTGGAAGAGTATCATGTACTGATGGATGAAGCTAAACAGGTCTGTGAACATGAGGAAGATTGGTATAGGTTGCTCATCATTGAAGCTAAAAGGTTTTACAAATCAGGTGACGTAAAAAATTACGAGACATTGATGGAAAAATGCATTAACTATTTTTCCCGAAAAAATATGTTGTTCTTTATACTGGAGGAAATCAAGCATTTGGCCTGCCACTTGGCCAAACAGAAAAACCACGCCAAGGCCCGTCATTATTTTAACTTATTGCGTGAAGATGATGCCAAGTTTTTACAAAAGGATAACATGTATCTGGAACCTCGTTCAAGATAA
- a CDS encoding type I restriction endonuclease subunit R produces the protein MATRPLGETEFEETTIERLKRLGYDYLHAQELFQRGERNSLHEVVLYGRLEAFLKKAYPVIPEQEIKRLAQILTAPDGVKLINRNMHFHQMLTKGLEFSYEVNDETYTPHVFPIDWEHPENNDFLVVNQLPIEGRMSRRPDIVIYINGLPLIVFELKNPNNEQATVYDAYTQIQNYTYDISQLFNYNAFVVISDNVETKHGMPFADYDFFASWKSIDGRNVDNNRANTMRTLIEGLFPKDRLLNYIRNFIVFLEEGSKITKIGAKYHQFFGVNFAVNEAIRATRPDGDRKIGVMYHTTGSGKSLSMLFFAGILSRHPELENPSIVIQVDRNDLDEQLYETFVQGKSYIGHVHHAESTEQLRTLLRGEAGQIIFSTIEKFRKKEGETRHPVLSERRNIVVIADEAHRTQAGFAGGFAAQLRYALPNASYIGFTGTPVDFVDNNTEEIFGHIIHRYDMAQAVEDKATLPIYYESRLIPLDLSTEDIDEKYRKIIEEAGEDDEESESYKRKWAALEKVVGTPKRLRRLAKDIVSHFNQVANPFQKAMIVCMSRRIAVDLYNYLREIPECPPVEVIMTGDVSKDPKEWREVQPGSKYAHIKSKKEQEEVKAKLRDPEDPLKFVIVVDMWLTGMDAKPLSYLYVDKPMRGHNLMQAIARVNRVFPGKEGGVVVDYIGIATSLKEATHKYTQSGGTGSPTYDISEAVNIFMNHLETVRGFIPSDIDVQNWRAKPKLEREDFIADLVNILLNRDPEEYIQAAAKLEKSYQLVKHHPDVLELADEVMLYFMMKAQLRKHLRPSIEKPSENKTLEERLSELIDNSLLAKETVDIFQIAGIERPDISILDDAFLADLTKKEHVDLRLKLLKKLLEDQIKVTFSQGSPQSKALSELLEKTLRDYHNRVIQAADVVRVMINMRKEMEEEIRKRHDLGLSEEEIEFYKAISAMEQEAFSNEFLASLIHKVVKALKKQLAVDWTSPHRRDVYAKVKLAVKQVLIKEKITGQQLQFLTNKFMEQAEQQYKDWPMNA, from the coding sequence ATGGCAACGAGACCTCTAGGTGAAACGGAATTTGAAGAGACGACGATTGAGCGTTTAAAGCGGTTAGGTTATGACTATCTTCATGCGCAGGAATTGTTTCAGCGTGGAGAGCGTAATAGTCTTCACGAAGTAGTTCTTTATGGTCGGTTGGAAGCCTTCTTAAAGAAGGCTTATCCGGTCATACCGGAACAAGAAATCAAAAGGCTTGCTCAAATTTTGACGGCGCCGGATGGGGTAAAACTGATTAACCGAAATATGCATTTTCACCAAATGTTGACGAAAGGACTTGAATTTTCTTATGAGGTAAACGATGAAACATACACGCCTCATGTTTTCCCGATCGATTGGGAACATCCGGAGAACAATGACTTTTTAGTGGTCAATCAATTGCCGATTGAAGGACGCATGTCCCGCCGGCCAGATATCGTTATATACATTAATGGTTTGCCGCTGATTGTGTTTGAGTTGAAAAATCCGAACAACGAGCAAGCGACTGTTTATGATGCATATACCCAAATTCAAAACTATACGTATGATATCTCGCAATTATTTAACTACAACGCTTTTGTTGTCATTTCCGATAACGTGGAAACGAAGCATGGGATGCCGTTTGCTGATTACGATTTCTTTGCTTCATGGAAATCGATTGATGGACGAAATGTCGATAACAACCGCGCCAATACGATGCGCACGCTGATTGAAGGATTATTCCCAAAAGACCGTCTGCTAAATTATATTCGTAATTTCATTGTCTTTTTGGAGGAAGGAAGCAAAATTACAAAAATTGGCGCGAAATATCACCAATTTTTTGGTGTAAACTTCGCTGTCAATGAAGCGATCCGTGCAACGCGGCCGGATGGGGATCGGAAAATCGGGGTGATGTATCATACAACGGGTTCGGGCAAATCGCTAAGCATGTTATTTTTCGCAGGAATTTTATCGCGCCATCCTGAACTGGAAAATCCATCTATTGTCATTCAAGTGGATCGTAATGACTTAGACGAACAGTTGTATGAGACGTTTGTGCAAGGGAAATCTTACATCGGCCATGTGCATCACGCGGAAAGTACCGAACAGTTGCGAACATTACTGAGAGGGGAAGCGGGACAAATCATTTTCTCCACCATTGAAAAATTCCGTAAAAAAGAAGGAGAAACCCGACACCCTGTTTTATCGGAAAGACGAAACATTGTCGTGATTGCCGATGAAGCACATCGCACCCAAGCCGGTTTTGCGGGCGGATTTGCCGCTCAGTTGCGTTATGCTTTGCCGAACGCTTCCTATATTGGATTTACGGGAACCCCGGTCGATTTTGTTGATAACAATACAGAAGAAATTTTTGGACATATTATCCACCGCTACGATATGGCTCAGGCGGTCGAAGACAAAGCGACATTGCCAATCTACTATGAAAGCCGTCTAATTCCGCTTGATTTATCTACTGAGGACATTGATGAAAAATACAGAAAAATTATCGAAGAAGCAGGGGAAGACGATGAAGAGTCAGAGAGCTATAAAAGAAAATGGGCCGCTCTGGAAAAAGTCGTCGGTACTCCAAAACGGCTCCGTCGTTTAGCCAAAGATATCGTATCACATTTTAACCAAGTCGCCAATCCATTTCAAAAAGCGATGATTGTCTGCATGAGCCGGCGCATTGCGGTTGATTTGTATAACTATCTAAGAGAAATTCCGGAATGTCCTCCTGTTGAAGTGATTATGACAGGGGATGTATCAAAGGATCCTAAAGAGTGGCGCGAAGTTCAGCCGGGAAGCAAATATGCGCATATTAAATCGAAAAAAGAGCAAGAAGAAGTGAAAGCCAAACTTCGTGACCCAGAAGATCCTTTGAAATTTGTCATTGTCGTCGATATGTGGCTGACAGGAATGGACGCTAAACCGCTTTCTTACCTTTATGTCGATAAGCCAATGAGGGGACACAATCTTATGCAAGCCATTGCCCGTGTAAACCGTGTGTTTCCGGGAAAAGAGGGCGGTGTCGTCGTTGATTATATTGGCATTGCCACATCCCTGAAAGAAGCAACTCATAAATATACGCAAAGCGGCGGCACGGGAAGTCCTACTTATGATATTTCCGAGGCCGTTAACATCTTTATGAATCATCTGGAGACAGTAAGGGGATTTATTCCAAGCGATATTGATGTTCAAAACTGGCGCGCAAAACCAAAGCTAGAGCGCGAAGACTTCATTGCAGATCTTGTTAACATTCTTTTAAACCGAGATCCTGAGGAATATATCCAAGCAGCTGCCAAACTTGAAAAATCGTATCAGTTGGTGAAACATCATCCGGATGTGCTTGAACTGGCGGATGAGGTCATGCTTTATTTCATGATGAAAGCGCAACTTCGCAAACATTTGCGTCCATCAATTGAAAAACCGAGTGAAAATAAAACATTGGAAGAGCGATTATCAGAACTCATCGATAACAGCCTGTTGGCAAAAGAAACGGTTGACATTTTCCAAATAGCAGGAATTGAACGTCCGGATATCAGCATATTGGATGATGCGTTCTTGGCAGATTTAACGAAAAAAGAGCATGTAGACTTGCGCTTAAAGTTGCTGAAAAAACTATTAGAGGACCAAATCAAAGTGACATTTAGCCAAGGAAGCCCACAGTCAAAGGCGTTAAGCGAACTTCTAGAAAAAACGTTAAGGGATTATCATAATCGTGTCATTCAAGCTGCCGATGTGGTCAGGGTTATGATTAACATGCGCAAAGAAATGGAAGAAGAAATACGCAAGCGACACGATTTAGGACTGTCAGAGGAAGAAATTGAATTTTACAAAGCGATCTCTGCTATGGAGCAGGAAGCGTTCTCAAACGAGTTTCTTGCTAGTTTAATCCATAAGGTGGTTAAAGCCTTAAAGAAACAATTAGCCGTAGACTGGACAAGTCCACACCGTCGTGATGTTTACGCTAAAGTGAAATTAGCCGTCAAGCAAGTACTCATCAAAGAAAAAATTACCGGCCAACAATTGCAATTTTTAACAAACAAATTCATGGAACAAGCCGAGCAGCAATACAAAGACTGGCCGATGAATGCGTGA